Proteins encoded by one window of Candidatus Nitrosocosmicus hydrocola:
- a CDS encoding DNA primase small subunit domain-containing protein, producing the protein MTSFTSSPTPDNTKDHPIESFTYPHSVQDDPNKIWLEKVYRKHYFNSSTEIELDDYVSEHEFGFRLFDGHIRRHLNFKNKRELIASIIKFSPSDVFCSPARYQYPSASMDQKGWLGADLIFDIDGKDLQLDCAQIHNMTFCKNCKVIEKGVQSNCSKCKSSLVQVIELPCQNCIKNLKKEVTKLVEVLHEDFGIDKDNINIFFSGNNGFHIHVIDDNFFRSNSMKRSSLTQYLLGRGYLIDNLGFRVDTSNNITLLRNKIYYNRGWRARLLNQLHLQLKNHRLDDKFIKKITHIKETNNLGILDMINNQIQNISVKIDPNVTIDIHRIFRLAGTINSKSGLVKSRCKDLNSFNPFTESCIKEDSLVKVNAFVDTKTAFNGSSYKIKTGQNILPEYVAVYVVSKGLGDIYIEK; encoded by the coding sequence ATGACGTCTTTTACTTCTTCTCCTACCCCAGATAATACAAAAGATCATCCAATTGAATCGTTTACCTATCCTCACTCCGTTCAAGATGATCCGAACAAAATTTGGCTTGAAAAAGTCTATAGAAAACATTATTTTAACTCCTCAACAGAAATAGAACTTGATGACTACGTATCGGAGCATGAATTTGGGTTTCGACTTTTTGATGGACATATACGCAGACATCTGAATTTTAAGAACAAAAGGGAGCTAATTGCTAGTATAATCAAGTTTTCTCCATCAGATGTTTTTTGTTCACCAGCAAGGTATCAATATCCATCTGCAAGTATGGATCAAAAAGGCTGGCTTGGGGCCGATCTTATATTTGACATCGATGGAAAGGATCTTCAACTTGATTGTGCTCAAATTCATAACATGACATTTTGCAAAAACTGTAAGGTAATAGAAAAAGGAGTTCAATCAAATTGTTCAAAATGTAAGTCATCGTTGGTTCAAGTAATTGAATTACCCTGTCAGAATTGTATAAAGAATCTAAAAAAAGAAGTAACTAAATTAGTTGAAGTTCTTCACGAAGATTTTGGCATAGACAAAGACAATATTAATATTTTTTTTTCTGGTAACAATGGTTTTCACATACACGTAATTGATGATAATTTTTTCAGATCGAATTCCATGAAACGAAGTTCTTTGACACAGTATCTCCTAGGTAGAGGTTATTTGATTGACAATTTGGGTTTTCGAGTAGATACAAGTAACAATATTACTCTTCTCAGAAATAAGATATACTATAATAGAGGGTGGCGAGCACGCTTGTTGAATCAGCTTCATTTACAATTGAAAAATCATCGCTTAGATGACAAATTTATAAAAAAAATTACTCATATCAAGGAAACAAACAATCTCGGTATTTTAGATATGATCAATAATCAGATTCAAAATATTTCAGTAAAAATAGATCCGAATGTTACAATTGATATTCATAGAATATTTCGGCTTGCGGGAACAATAAATAGTAAGAGTGGATTGGTTAAATCTCGTTGCAAAGATTTAAACTCTTTTAATCCATTTACAGAGTCCTGCATTAAGGAAGATTCGCTGGTCAAAGTAAATGCATTTGTTGACACCAAAACTGCCTTCAATGGATCTTCATACAAAATTAAGACTGGTCAAAATATCTTACCAGAATATGTTGCAGTTTATGTTGTTTCGAAGGGACTTGGAGATATATATATTGAGAAGTAA
- the secY gene encoding preprotein translocase subunit SecY — MSSIQNDGLFRTVVKTISPFIPQVEKPKKKITLTNKLIWTGIALLVYLVMGQVPLFGVNVDPATDPLAFARVIFAAQQRTLLELGIGPIVTAGLLMQLLKGSDILKLNFRDPNDRSLFTSATKIVTIIVIVAETLLYGVSVYGGATPSGYHLAVLIAQLTAACIVIMYLDELVQKGWGLGSGISVFIMAGVAQAILWSIFNPLPIPNGVEPSGLIPFMITSGMEGHLADSVLRSAPPAPVPNMPSLFALGITGGILLLLVYVQGIHVDIPIVSTRYRGFTATYPIKLLYTSNIPVILASALMANALFIGQMVWINYNPNNDNPAFNLIAQYDAQSQNPTGGLFYYITAPRSFEATIADPVRAVVYVVFLTTIVTIFGRLWVELGGLSAKAAAKNLLDADVQVPGFRRSESSVESLLNRYIPSVTIIGGVIIGLLASVSDLFSVFGTGIGLLLMVDILVNYYNLLVREQVDVHMPKLASLLGRS, encoded by the coding sequence ATGAGCTCAATACAGAATGATGGACTCTTTAGAACAGTCGTAAAGACTATTTCACCTTTTATTCCACAAGTTGAAAAACCAAAAAAGAAAATTACTCTTACAAACAAGCTTATTTGGACTGGCATTGCGTTATTAGTTTATCTTGTCATGGGGCAAGTGCCTCTATTTGGTGTTAATGTAGACCCGGCTACGGATCCACTTGCATTTGCTAGGGTCATTTTTGCAGCACAGCAAAGAACTTTGTTAGAATTAGGAATTGGTCCAATAGTCACTGCAGGATTGCTTATGCAGTTATTAAAAGGATCTGACATTTTGAAGCTTAACTTTAGAGATCCAAATGATAGATCACTCTTTACATCTGCAACTAAAATAGTTACCATAATAGTGATCGTTGCTGAGACACTTTTATATGGTGTAAGCGTATACGGTGGGGCAACGCCATCTGGGTATCATTTGGCTGTGCTTATAGCGCAGTTGACGGCGGCGTGTATCGTCATAATGTACCTGGATGAACTTGTACAAAAGGGATGGGGGTTAGGTTCTGGAATCAGTGTATTTATTATGGCCGGTGTAGCCCAGGCCATACTGTGGAGTATATTCAATCCACTACCCATCCCCAATGGAGTTGAACCTAGTGGACTGATCCCATTCATGATTACAAGTGGAATGGAGGGTCATTTGGCGGATTCAGTTCTCAGATCAGCCCCGCCTGCTCCAGTACCAAATATGCCGAGCCTATTTGCGCTAGGAATTACTGGGGGGATATTGCTTCTGCTGGTGTATGTGCAGGGCATACACGTCGATATTCCTATTGTGTCGACAAGGTATAGGGGGTTTACAGCTACCTATCCTATCAAATTGCTTTATACATCGAACATTCCGGTTATATTGGCGTCAGCGCTTATGGCGAATGCGTTGTTCATAGGACAGATGGTGTGGATTAACTACAATCCTAATAATGATAATCCTGCGTTTAACCTAATAGCGCAGTACGATGCTCAATCGCAGAATCCAACAGGCGGGCTATTTTATTACATCACTGCTCCACGGTCGTTTGAAGCGACAATAGCAGATCCAGTTCGGGCCGTAGTATACGTCGTATTCCTAACTACAATAGTTACCATTTTCGGGCGGCTGTGGGTTGAATTAGGTGGCCTTTCGGCAAAGGCGGCTGCCAAAAACCTATTGGATGCAGATGTACAAGTTCCAGGGTTTAGACGGTCTGAAAGTTCTGTGGAGTCACTACTAAATCGTTACATACCGTCCGTTACTATAATTGGAGGAGTAATAATTGGACTATTGGCCTCTGTCTCTGACCTGTTTAGCGTGTTTGGTACTGGAATTGGCTTGCTTCTGATGGTGGATATTCTGGTGAACTATTACAACTTGCTAGTTAGGGAGCAGGTGGATGTCCATATGCCTAAATTGGCATCTCTATTAGGCCGATCCTAG
- a CDS encoding uL30 family ribosomal protein, with protein sequence MVYLVVRMKGTVNIPKWAQTTLDNLHLHKKFRATLVPENEQTLGMLRKIKEIVAWTSVEEGFIREFVEKKGRYTSTKLLSSDTGSKTNKESTTDINKVISDISKNDSFLSKISGLKPWFALNPPKGGFKRKSKVLYSQNGILGENRDLVELVKRMM encoded by the coding sequence ATGGTATACTTAGTCGTAAGAATGAAAGGAACAGTAAATATTCCAAAATGGGCACAAACCACCTTGGATAATCTACACTTACATAAAAAATTTAGAGCAACTTTAGTTCCAGAAAATGAACAAACACTTGGAATGCTACGAAAAATAAAAGAAATTGTAGCTTGGACATCAGTTGAAGAAGGTTTCATCCGTGAATTTGTAGAAAAGAAGGGGAGATATACTTCGACGAAATTGTTGTCTTCTGATACGGGTTCTAAGACAAATAAAGAGTCCACAACCGATATAAACAAAGTGATATCTGATATTTCAAAAAACGACTCATTTTTGTCAAAGATTTCGGGACTAAAACCCTGGTTTGCCTTAAATCCACCTAAAGGGGGATTTAAAAGGAAATCAAAAGTACTTTATTCCCAAAATGGAATTTTGGGCGAGAATCGTGACCTAGTTGAACTTGTAAAGAGGATGATGTAA
- a CDS encoding 50S ribosomal protein L18, whose translation MSYIKTLKRIRNNKTNYRKRKAVLISRRNFVTINVSNQNIHCQLIQPAIKGDLVLTHAGSKELGKYGWKGSLNNLSACFLVGLILGKKMGSKKIDSAILYTGKNSFTSKVAACLKGISAAGINIPLSEESLPTDDRVSGSHLSEYANNLKEDKVHYEKQFSKLISNNINPEDYAKHFEEIKKQITASKFE comes from the coding sequence ATGTCTTATATTAAAACTCTTAAAAGAATAAGAAACAATAAAACTAATTATAGAAAAAGGAAGGCTGTATTAATTTCCAGGCGAAACTTTGTAACTATTAACGTAAGCAATCAAAATATTCATTGTCAACTTATACAGCCTGCGATAAAGGGAGACCTTGTGTTAACACATGCAGGAAGCAAAGAGCTTGGGAAGTATGGATGGAAAGGATCTTTGAATAATCTGTCAGCTTGTTTTTTGGTAGGTTTAATTCTTGGGAAAAAAATGGGGTCTAAGAAAATCGATTCCGCAATATTGTATACCGGAAAAAATTCATTTACAAGCAAAGTAGCTGCCTGTTTGAAAGGGATTTCTGCTGCAGGAATTAACATTCCCCTCTCTGAGGAATCCTTACCAACTGATGATCGAGTTAGCGGTTCCCATTTATCTGAATATGCAAACAACTTGAAGGAAGATAAGGTTCATTATGAAAAACAATTTTCAAAATTGATTAGTAATAACATAAACCCCGAAGATTATGCCAAACATTTTGAAGAAATTAAGAAGCAAATTACAGCTAGTAAATTTGAATGA
- a CDS encoding uL15 family ribosomal protein, whose amino-acid sequence MATRLRKSRKQRGSRYCGWGQIGQHRASGSRGGVGGAGKHKHFFIRTIKEEPNHFGHEQFHALRTSDVQKWVNIKELNELVKYSETDKDGKVILDLDKLGIGKVLGTGVLNSALTIKVRKISDSAKNKINSAGGEVLIIDELNTE is encoded by the coding sequence ATGGCTACTCGATTAAGAAAAAGTAGAAAACAGCGTGGAAGTCGATATTGTGGATGGGGTCAAATTGGCCAACATAGAGCCTCTGGAAGTCGTGGTGGTGTTGGTGGTGCCGGAAAACACAAACACTTCTTTATTAGGACCATAAAAGAAGAACCTAATCATTTTGGACATGAACAATTTCATGCCCTTAGAACCAGTGATGTTCAAAAATGGGTTAATATCAAAGAATTAAATGAGTTGGTAAAATATTCAGAAACCGACAAGGATGGAAAAGTAATTTTGGATTTAGATAAATTGGGAATAGGAAAGGTCTTAGGTACCGGGGTTCTCAATTCAGCGCTTACAATCAAAGTTAGAAAAATCTCTGATTCAGCCAAAAATAAAATCAATTCCGCTGGTGGAGAGGTGTTAATCATAGATGAGCTCAATACAGAATGA
- a CDS encoding PqqD family peptide modification chaperone, with protein sequence MHTNQITKERVFSELRKCMDPEIPVNVVDLGLIYNVNVSEKNNIDIKMTMTTRGCPLHDTLVKDVKKYINTIEGVGAINVEIVWDPPWSIDKMNPTVRDKLGFGKPSLRFQIDYEKYMPQKSGKVLKQEDGSLALVNEREQGFMVNENIIEFWDSCSGDRTINQLADDFSQKLSLPRQQVEQEVVQLIQQLLEAELLKPATPKT encoded by the coding sequence GTGCACACTAATCAAATTACAAAAGAGAGAGTTTTTTCTGAGCTTCGTAAATGTATGGACCCTGAAATACCTGTCAATGTGGTTGATCTTGGCCTAATTTATAATGTGAATGTTTCAGAAAAGAACAATATTGATATTAAGATGACCATGACTACGAGGGGTTGTCCATTGCATGATACTCTGGTCAAAGATGTGAAAAAATATATTAATACAATTGAGGGTGTAGGAGCAATAAATGTAGAGATAGTTTGGGACCCCCCATGGTCAATTGATAAAATGAATCCTACAGTCAGGGATAAATTGGGTTTTGGAAAACCATCATTAAGGTTTCAGATCGATTACGAAAAATATATGCCACAAAAAAGTGGAAAGGTTTTAAAACAAGAAGATGGCTCGCTTGCACTAGTCAATGAACGAGAACAAGGTTTTATGGTTAATGAGAATATTATAGAATTTTGGGACAGCTGCAGTGGGGATAGGACAATCAATCAATTGGCTGATGATTTCTCACAAAAGCTTAGCCTACCACGACAACAAGTAGAGCAAGAAGTAGTTCAGTTAATTCAGCAATTGCTTGAAGCGGAATTGTTGAAACCTGCTACACCAAAAACCTGA
- a CDS encoding RNA-guided pseudouridylation complex pseudouridine synthase subunit Cbf5: MTDFKLTQLDNLVPISEGVSDENYGNYPNKRPISELLNYGLILLDKPSGNTSHEIVSYVKRILQLEKAGHSGTLDPGTTGLLPIGLEEGTKIIPVLLLGPKEYIALGRLHSHVSDSKLTQVIQEFTGPIYQKPPQRSSVKRETRVRTIHKFELDDQYDRLLLLRVLCESGTYIRKLIYDIGEVLGVGASMIELRRTKVCDFTSESDFVRLHDLVDAYQIYKETKNEEKLRRIVLPIEIAMTHLPAVTIRDTAIDALCHGAQLAMPGVVSISKDIKKGDLVGIYSLKGEVVGLGLSVLDFEEFFNKKKGICFEIKRIVMKPNTYPKFWSTTTGDTKENTSLQTIEKPRQHSSEEEQEEEESIFTKNNH, from the coding sequence ATGACAGACTTTAAACTTACTCAACTAGACAACTTGGTTCCAATTAGCGAAGGGGTGTCAGATGAGAATTACGGTAACTATCCTAATAAAAGACCAATTTCGGAGCTATTGAATTACGGTTTGATACTGTTGGACAAACCATCCGGTAATACTAGCCATGAAATCGTTTCATATGTAAAAAGGATATTGCAGTTAGAAAAGGCCGGACATAGTGGAACACTAGACCCGGGTACGACTGGGCTACTTCCTATAGGGTTAGAGGAGGGGACAAAAATAATACCTGTTTTACTGTTAGGTCCAAAGGAATACATTGCCTTGGGAAGATTGCACAGTCACGTATCAGATAGTAAGCTTACTCAGGTTATTCAAGAATTTACTGGTCCAATATACCAAAAGCCTCCACAACGATCATCTGTGAAACGTGAAACCCGAGTGAGGACTATTCATAAGTTTGAACTTGATGACCAATATGATCGTTTATTACTCTTGAGAGTATTATGTGAATCTGGAACCTATATCCGAAAATTGATATATGATATTGGTGAGGTCCTCGGAGTAGGAGCTTCGATGATTGAGTTGCGTCGAACAAAAGTATGTGACTTTACTAGCGAATCGGATTTCGTTAGACTTCATGATTTAGTAGACGCTTATCAAATTTATAAGGAAACTAAGAACGAAGAAAAGCTTCGACGAATTGTACTTCCAATCGAAATCGCAATGACTCACTTACCAGCTGTGACTATCAGAGATACCGCAATAGATGCATTGTGCCATGGGGCACAATTGGCAATGCCAGGAGTAGTGTCTATTTCCAAAGATATCAAAAAAGGAGATTTGGTTGGTATATATTCATTGAAGGGGGAAGTAGTTGGCTTAGGGCTCTCGGTGTTGGATTTTGAAGAATTTTTTAATAAAAAAAAGGGAATTTGCTTTGAGATCAAAAGAATCGTAATGAAGCCTAATACATATCCAAAGTTTTGGTCAACCACAACTGGAGATACAAAAGAAAATACTAGTTTGCAAACCATTGAAAAACCCCGCCAGCATTCATCAGAAGAAGAGCAAGAAGAAGAAGAATCAATATTCACGAAGAATAATCATTAA
- the mtnA gene encoding S-methyl-5-thioribose-1-phosphate isomerase, giving the protein MALDHKSPSDVLTTIYWDNNSVKLIDQTRLPEKLETITCFTYLEVADSIKRLAIRGAPAIGVAAAMGLALCAINSSSSTKAKIIDELKSAYQILLETRPTAINLKWGLDRVFREAEKYETVEEIKKNTVACAIKMSQEDIAINKKLGNYGSDLINDGDVVMTHCNAGALATVSYGTALGVIRSVKKSGKKISVIATETRPVMQGSRLTAFELVHDEIDVSLIPDTAVGHLMANKMIDKVIVGADRILKTGHVYNKIGTYQVALLAKSHGIPFYVAAPLSTFDLNNETSDIVIEERSVEEVIKIGDKRIAPAGVRIFNPAFDLTPPELIAGIITENGVISPPYEKNVRILFNSL; this is encoded by the coding sequence ATGGCTTTAGATCACAAGAGTCCCTCGGATGTTTTAACTACAATTTATTGGGATAATAATAGCGTTAAACTTATAGATCAAACAAGACTACCAGAAAAACTAGAAACCATTACATGTTTTACATATTTGGAAGTAGCCGACTCCATAAAGAGACTTGCGATTCGAGGTGCTCCAGCCATAGGCGTGGCGGCCGCGATGGGGCTGGCACTTTGTGCGATAAACAGTTCAAGTTCAACAAAGGCTAAAATCATAGATGAATTAAAATCTGCATATCAGATATTACTAGAAACCAGACCTACAGCTATTAATCTAAAATGGGGGTTAGATAGGGTATTTAGAGAGGCCGAAAAGTATGAAACAGTAGAAGAAATTAAGAAAAATACTGTAGCTTGCGCAATAAAAATGTCGCAAGAAGACATTGCAATAAACAAAAAACTAGGAAATTATGGATCTGACCTGATAAATGATGGTGATGTAGTTATGACACATTGTAATGCCGGGGCTTTGGCTACAGTTTCCTACGGGACCGCTTTGGGTGTAATTCGTTCTGTAAAGAAATCAGGAAAAAAAATTAGTGTTATAGCAACAGAGACAAGACCTGTGATGCAAGGGTCAAGATTAACGGCCTTTGAATTAGTACATGATGAAATCGATGTTAGTTTGATACCTGACACAGCTGTCGGCCACCTAATGGCTAACAAGATGATCGATAAAGTAATTGTTGGTGCAGATCGAATATTAAAAACTGGTCACGTATACAATAAAATTGGAACGTATCAGGTTGCATTACTTGCAAAATCTCATGGAATTCCATTCTACGTTGCTGCTCCTTTATCTACCTTTGACCTTAACAATGAAACATCTGACATTGTTATAGAAGAAAGGTCCGTTGAAGAAGTTATTAAAATTGGGGATAAGCGCATTGCACCCGCAGGCGTTCGAATTTTTAATCCAGCATTTGATTTAACCCCGCCTGAATTGATTGCTGGCATCATCACTGAAAATGGGGTAATATCTCCACCTTACGAAAAGAATGTAAGAATTCTATTTAATAGTCTTTGA
- the larB gene encoding nickel pincer cofactor biosynthesis protein LarB encodes MDIKDILLDYRDNKKSLEEVIDSLSLFSIEHIEDQVAQIDINRANRKHVPEVVLATHKKPRDLLLILNKILQKNEYVLVSKIKPSLVPKLVHYYRKTGFIIDEGRNSTSILIYKNESSLPSIRGGKVGIISAGTSDIGIAEEARLATRVMGCSSFVTYDVGIAGLHRLLGPLKMMTTNKVDAIVAIAGMEGALPAIITSLVNVPVIGVPTSIGYGFGSNGMGALASMLQTCSFGLSVVNIDNGIGGGIFASMVANRGT; translated from the coding sequence ATGGATATAAAGGATATTTTACTAGATTATAGAGACAATAAGAAAAGTTTAGAAGAGGTAATTGATTCGCTTTCACTTTTTTCCATAGAGCATATTGAAGACCAAGTTGCACAAATAGATATCAACAGGGCAAATAGGAAACATGTTCCAGAGGTAGTTCTTGCGACGCACAAAAAACCAAGAGATTTATTACTTATCTTAAATAAGATTCTTCAAAAGAACGAATACGTCCTGGTAAGTAAGATTAAGCCATCTTTGGTGCCTAAGCTTGTCCATTACTATAGGAAAACTGGATTTATAATAGATGAAGGTCGTAACAGTACTTCTATTCTAATTTATAAAAATGAATCATCTCTTCCCTCAATTAGAGGAGGTAAAGTCGGAATCATCAGTGCAGGTACATCGGATATAGGAATAGCTGAGGAAGCAAGATTAGCTACCCGAGTAATGGGTTGCTCATCTTTTGTTACTTATGATGTAGGAATCGCAGGTCTTCATAGATTACTTGGACCACTAAAGATGATGACAACTAACAAAGTCGATGCAATTGTAGCAATAGCCGGGATGGAAGGAGCTTTACCTGCGATCATAACATCACTTGTTAATGTACCTGTTATTGGTGTCCCAACTTCAATTGGGTATGGATTTGGGAGTAATGGTATGGGTGCATTGGCATCTATGCTTCAAACATGTTCTTTTGGCCTTTCTGTGGTAAATATAGATAATGGAATAGGGGGAGGAATATTTGCAAGTATGGTTGCAAATAGAGGTACCTGA
- a CDS encoding malate dehydrogenase, whose protein sequence is MTISIIGSGKVGASIALNCGLRELDPKINLVDIIEGLPQGEAMDINHQLSVQGLDSDLIGTNDFSVVKDSNIVILVAGVGRKPGMTRMDLLKTNASIVKDVSLKISQYNTNAILIVVTNPLDPMTYLALKTTKYPKNNVMGMGGMLDLSRFASFIHEYTKLSRESISAMVISEHGEKMLPLIRFSSISGIPLTNFINENQSNEIYEKTKQVAAEVIKLKGATVYAPGNAVSSMAEAIIKDKKSVIPLSAYLDGEYGVKDVCIGVPAVVGRNGIEKIVELPLNDFERQEFERGVQNVREAISSLPL, encoded by the coding sequence ATGACAATATCTATTATCGGCTCTGGCAAGGTCGGAGCATCAATAGCCTTAAACTGTGGATTAAGAGAACTGGATCCTAAAATTAACCTCGTAGATATCATTGAAGGTTTGCCACAAGGTGAAGCAATGGACATTAATCATCAACTATCTGTTCAGGGTTTAGACAGCGACCTGATTGGAACTAATGATTTTAGTGTTGTAAAGGATTCAAATATTGTCATTCTAGTTGCGGGTGTTGGAAGAAAACCTGGGATGACTAGAATGGATCTTTTAAAAACAAATGCATCTATAGTCAAAGATGTTTCTTTAAAAATTTCGCAGTACAATACTAATGCAATACTTATTGTGGTAACAAATCCTCTTGACCCTATGACTTATCTGGCGTTAAAAACTACAAAGTATCCTAAAAACAACGTCATGGGAATGGGGGGTATGTTAGATCTCTCTAGGTTTGCAAGTTTTATTCACGAGTACACAAAACTTTCAAGAGAATCTATCTCTGCCATGGTCATCAGTGAACATGGGGAAAAAATGCTACCACTAATTAGGTTCTCTTCAATCTCTGGAATCCCACTCACCAATTTCATTAATGAAAATCAATCAAATGAAATTTATGAAAAGACCAAACAAGTAGCGGCCGAAGTTATAAAGCTAAAAGGAGCTACTGTCTATGCACCGGGAAATGCGGTTTCAAGTATGGCAGAAGCCATAATTAAAGATAAGAAGAGTGTAATTCCCTTATCTGCGTATTTAGACGGAGAATATGGGGTAAAAGATGTTTGCATAGGTGTTCCAGCAGTAGTTGGTAGAAATGGAATCGAAAAAATTGTTGAACTACCTCTGAATGACTTTGAACGCCAGGAATTTGAGAGGGGCGTACAAAACGTAAGAGAAGCGATATCTTCACTTCCATTGTAA
- a CDS encoding adenylate kinase: MTKRVIIVGIPGVGKSTVITNVQSLLSQRGVDTKIAEFGKIMFDEARIMSIHNRDQLRRLSIEQQRTLQEMAANSINSLGNDVVLVDTHLFISTDNGFYPGMPLKLLEIINPTHLVLITATAEEIHKRRESDSSRQRDLISIDHINNDLRLSESMISASSIITGCPFYLIENNTGQVERATDAICKIILSK; this comes from the coding sequence ATGACAAAACGTGTCATAATAGTTGGGATTCCTGGTGTAGGCAAATCCACTGTCATAACAAATGTTCAAAGTCTCTTATCACAAAGAGGGGTGGATACAAAAATAGCTGAATTTGGAAAAATCATGTTTGATGAAGCCAGAATAATGTCGATACATAATCGCGATCAGCTTCGAAGGTTATCGATAGAACAACAGAGAACGTTGCAAGAAATGGCTGCAAATTCTATAAATTCATTGGGTAATGATGTAGTATTGGTTGATACACATTTGTTCATTAGTACAGATAACGGATTTTATCCGGGAATGCCTCTTAAATTATTAGAAATTATAAATCCTACCCATCTAGTTTTAATAACAGCCACCGCTGAAGAGATTCATAAGAGGAGAGAAAGCGATAGTAGCAGACAAAGAGATTTGATTTCCATTGACCATATAAACAACGATTTACGACTATCGGAGAGTATGATCTCTGCCAGTTCTATTATTACTGGATGCCCTTTTTATCTGATAGAGAACAACACGGGGCAAGTTGAACGAGCTACAGACGCTATATGCAAGATCATCTTGAGCAAATGA
- a CDS encoding 30S ribosomal protein S5, with the protein MSRMSRSNEAEVEWKPRTTLGIMVASGKINSMEQIFENGMRIQESEIVKHLLPDIKTQVVSVEIVQKQTDAGELTRFNALVAIGNESGWFGIGKGKASQMRNAIDKATNASYLNVIPVKLGCGSWECRCHQAHSVPFKVQGRGGSVTIELIPGPRGLGIVAGENIRNLLKLAGLKDCWSRSFGSTNTMSSTAKAIFNALRSTFVTG; encoded by the coding sequence ATGAGTAGAATGTCTAGATCTAATGAGGCCGAGGTAGAATGGAAACCTAGAACTACTTTGGGCATAATGGTAGCAAGTGGCAAGATAAACTCAATGGAGCAGATCTTTGAGAATGGGATGAGGATCCAAGAATCAGAAATTGTCAAACACCTGTTACCTGATATTAAAACACAAGTAGTTAGTGTAGAAATAGTACAAAAACAAACTGATGCTGGAGAACTGACTAGATTTAACGCTCTAGTAGCTATAGGAAACGAGTCGGGTTGGTTTGGAATAGGAAAAGGAAAAGCATCTCAAATGAGAAATGCAATTGATAAGGCCACTAATGCTTCTTACCTTAACGTCATCCCTGTAAAACTTGGTTGTGGCAGTTGGGAATGCAGGTGTCATCAAGCCCATTCCGTTCCGTTTAAAGTCCAAGGGCGAGGGGGCAGTGTAACAATAGAATTGATCCCTGGACCGAGGGGCTTGGGGATTGTTGCCGGCGAAAATATAAGAAATCTATTGAAATTGGCAGGATTAAAGGACTGTTGGAGTCGATCTTTTGGTTCTACTAATACTATGTCGTCAACAGCTAAAGCCATATTTAACGCATTGAGGAGTACTTTTGTAACAGGATAG
- a CDS encoding AAA family ATPase, which translates to MEANQNNGIKESKLQSDRKLSIVISGWPAVGKTTIAENLARDFNLKLWNGGDILKMMAHDRGYSSSLSHDWWDTEEAANFMNERSNNPNFDREVDNRLIELLNEGNVVITSYTLPWIANATINFWLQGSVDNRSKRMSMRDNIDIDSAKKIVQRRDFENKLIYKKLYQFEFGEKLDVFDFAMNTDILTLESLILLSKNIVENVLRT; encoded by the coding sequence ATGGAAGCGAATCAAAATAATGGTATAAAAGAAAGTAAATTACAATCCGACCGGAAACTCAGCATCGTGATTTCTGGATGGCCAGCCGTAGGGAAAACCACCATTGCGGAAAACCTTGCAAGAGATTTTAATCTAAAACTGTGGAATGGCGGGGATATATTGAAAATGATGGCACATGATAGGGGATATTCATCTTCACTTAGTCATGATTGGTGGGATACTGAAGAGGCAGCAAATTTTATGAATGAACGTAGCAACAATCCAAATTTCGACAGAGAAGTTGATAACAGGTTGATTGAATTATTGAATGAAGGCAATGTTGTTATCACTAGTTATACTCTCCCTTGGATAGCTAATGCCACCATCAACTTTTGGTTACAAGGATCAGTAGACAACAGGTCAAAGCGGATGTCAATGCGTGACAATATTGATATTGATAGTGCAAAGAAGATTGTTCAAAGAAGAGATTTTGAAAATAAACTGATTTACAAAAAATTATATCAATTTGAATTTGGAGAAAAACTCGATGTGTTTGATTTTGCTATGAATACAGATATATTAACATTAGAATCGCTGATATTATTATCCAAAAATATTGTCGAAAATGTATTGCGAACTTAG